From the genome of Nitrospirota bacterium:
GCACACAGACCATCATCTTTGCAATGGCAAAGGCAAAGGATAAGGCTCAGAAAAAGGCAATATCCCTGCACTTGACGACATTAAGAAAAATAAAACCCGTTCTTGCAGGAAAAGACCTTGAGAAGATAGGATACAAGCCGGGACCTGCATTCAATGAAATGCTGAAGGCAATCCTGGACGCAAGGCTTGAAGGCAGGATTAAAAGCATGGAGGATGAGGTAAAGTTTGTGAAGGAGAAGTTCAAGGCGTAAGAGGGTTGAAGAAATAAATATTTACAGGGGCACAGAGCTTATCTAACAGCTCTGTACCCCTGATTTTTTTAAATTACTTGATTTTTGACGCTAATGTGGATTATTATAGCTATAAATATCCACATTACAGGAGAGCGCATTGAGAACAATACAGATGACCTTGGACGACGAATTAGTCGCAACCGTTGACCATGTGGTCAAAAAATTAAAAACAACCCGGTCTGCCTTTACGCGCAAGGCATTAAGAAACGCCGTTAAACAAGTTAGTACCAATCTCCTTGAGAAAAAACATAAAAAAGGATATGCGCAGCGCCCGGTTGACAATACAGAATTCAGCGTCTGGGAGTCAGAGCAGGAATGGGGTGATTTTTGAAGCGGGGCGAGGTAAGATGGTACAAGTTCAAGCATCCTGACAAAAAACGACCTGTTGTTATTTTAACGAGAAATTCCATCCTGGAATATTTAGGTGAAGTTACTATTGCGCCGATAACTTCAACAATAAGAGATATCCCCAGTGAAGTATTTTTATCCCGCAGGGACGGCATGCATAATGACTGCGCTGTTAACTGCGACCACATACAAACAGTTTTAAAGACAAACATCGGAGCCCTGATTTCAACTTTATCCCAAAAAAAGCTCGGTGAAATCAGTAATGCAATAAGTTTTGCCTTGAATCTTCAATTTTAAAAGGAGATACAGAGGTGAAACATGTGACTCATTTTCTCTGGTGTTGGACGCGTATCAGATTCTCGCCGTTCGCCTCCCGACTCCATCATCGATGAAGAGTGGCGAGTTTCGTCTCGTATTTGCGGGCATCCGAAAAACGTTTGAGTTTTGTGAGCACCAGTACTAAGTTGTAGCAAGCCTCATAGTTCCCTTGGTCCAATGCGAACCCACGCTGGTACAATTTCAGTGCTTCTTCTAGATGCCCCTGCATATAGGCCACGTTGCCGAGTCCTACCCAGATGCTAGAGCGGGTTGGAGCCAGTAGGGCTGCCTGCCTCAACGCCAGCTCGGCCTCGGGAATCAGGCTGCTCATGGCACTTAGGTGTCCAACATTCTCCAGATTGGTTGCCAGAGCATCTCCGGAGGATCGTTGCGCCGCGCTTTGATAGTTCTCTATAGCTTTGGCAAGATGCCCCCCGCGCTCATAGAACAAAGCAAGCTTCTCGTAGCCCGCAGAAGAGTCTGGGTTAAACCGGATCGCGGCTCCATAAGCGGTCGCGTCATTCTGCCATGTCCGATTTGCCACTACCACAGCCATTGCAGATGCCAGCAGCAGAAGTCCCACACCCAAGAAAATGGTTCGCCGGTGAATCCGATGCGTCCCAACTGCCGCCATCCATGTAACCAGGACAGCGAGTCCACCGGAGCCCCAGTACAGGCACCTGAGCGAGTACCGCGGGGGTGAATTAAAGGCGGCAGATAGAGAAGGGAGGATCCCCAGGAGAATCCACAGGATTCCCATAAACATCGCGTTCCGCCCGCGCCCCGTTTGAATGCCCCACCATGCAGCCGTCAGAGCCAAAAGTGTAGCCGCAATAGACAATGGTCCAACTTCCCCATGAGGTGTTTCCAAATAGAAGGGCTGGGGCCAAGGAATGACCAGGTTGCGGATAGAGAGAATCGAAAACTCGAAGAAGGTTTGCCACTTCGCCCAGGTCATCGGGTATGCGGGGACAGTGAAGTCTAAGACCACTCTACGCATCGCCAGATAGACAAGGAGGGATGCGGCTACTGCTCCTGCGCCGATGGCATGGCGCCTGTCCTTGAGCAGCAAGGATAGCGCAAGCAGGATAAGCGGATATGCCAGGACGATCTCTTGACTGAGGGTCCCCAGAAGAAACAATATGGCACCAAACGCCAGGTTTCCCCAAGACCCTCCTTCAACGAACCGAATGTGGGAGATTAGCGCACCGAGCACTAACCCAGTGGCCAAGAGGTGGCTCTGGGCAGAGATCCAGCTGACCGCTTCTACGTGGATTGGATGTAGAGCGAAAGCGGCCATTCCCAGGACTGGTGCCCAAGCAGTAGCCTGCGGGAACAGCCGCCTGAGAAACGCGAACAAGAGTACACAATTGAGGAGGTGCAACAACAGAGCAACAATGTGGAATCCAACCGGCTGAAGGCCGAACGCGTCCTTCTGCAAGGCCAAGAATAGAAGAAACACTGGGCGATAGAGAACCTGGTCAGATATGTGCAGGCTGGAGAAATTCCACATTCCCGACAAGAAGAACCTCTTCAGTCCGTTGGCTAAAGTTAGATCGGACGTCTCCACGATGAGCGGCCTGTCATCGACGAGGAAATCCCCATCAAGCCCATTGGCGTATACCGCAATCGTAAGTGCGAGGACTATGCAGAAACTGAGTATCTGAGAGAAACTATAGCCGATTCCTATCCCATAGTCGCCTGCTACGGAACACGAGTCCGAGGCGAACTCAGCACCCTGCAGCCGCTGCGGCGGCTTGGTGTCCAAGGAGCGCTTCAGTTTCTCAACCAGGCTTTTTGAACTCTTCTTCATTTTGCGCAAACTCCAGTGCTGGGATCTCTGTACCGGAGACTTTCCACATTTTTATATCATTGGTCCCTCACGGTATCAGGCGAAAACGCCGGCAGGCATACGACGACATATTCCGCCCCGTCAGGCTCTATGGTATGCTTTAAGCCGCTATTGCAGTTTTCACGCAGTGCACCAAGCCCTTAATCTCCGCATCCCCCACTGTCCTTGCGTCAAGAAGCAGGGCGTTTTCTTTAATCCTTGCAATCACAGGCGGATGGCCCAACCTCAGCCTTTTCTCTAATTCATTAACGGAAATGCCGGAGGGTCTTATGGATACGGCAAATGTCGGAAAGTCCGCTCCGGGCAGGGAGCCGCCCCCTGCCTGCGATTTGTCTTTAATAATTTCCATCTTCGTCATGCCGCCAGTATTTTTTTTCAAAGAGGCATAAATTCTCTGCGCACGTTTTTTTATAATATCAACCGGCTGTGTAAGCATCCTGAGCGTCGGAATATCCTTAACCGCCTTTTCTTCATCAAGATACTGCATAAGCGTTGCCTCAAGAGATGCAAGGCTTAACTTGTCTATTCTTACTGCGCGGAGGAGCGGATTCTTCTGGATTTTCTGAATCATTTTTTCTCGGCCCAATATTATGCCTGCCTGAGGACCGCCAAGGAGTTTGTCTCCGCTGAAGGTGATAATATCCACGCCGGCATTAACAATGCTTTGAACCGTAGGCTCGCCGTGTATTCCGTATTTCTCCAGATCAATCATACATCCGCTTCCAAGGTCAGCCATGACAGGAATCGTATATTCCCTTCCAAGTTTTACAAGCCCCTCCATTGGTACCTCTTCAGTAAAACCGGTAACCTGATAATTACTCCTGTGGACCTTAAGGAGCAGCGCCGTATTTCCGCACAGGACATTTTCATAATCGGATAAATGCGTCTTGTTCGTTGCCCCGACCTCCCGCAAAATTGCGCCGCTTGCCTTCATTACCTCCGGGATTCTGAAAGAACCGCCTATCTCCACAAGCTCTCCCCTTGATACAACCACCTCCCTGTCTTTTGCAAAGGTATTAAGGCAGACAAGCACGGCAGCGGCATTATTATTAACGGCAATCGCATCCTCTGCGCCGGTCAGTTCCTTAATTATGTCTTTTAAATGCGAATACCTCTTGCCCCTTTTCCCTCCTGCAAGTTCATACTCAAGATTTGAGTAACTGCATGCCACGCAATTCATATTTTCAATTGCCTTTGTAGAAAGCGCTGACCTGCCGAGATTGGTATGAACTATAATGCCGGTGGCATTTATAAGGGGCTTTAACCGGCAGGAAGAATTTGCCTCAATTGCACTTTCAATAAAAGGCAGGAGCGCATCATGGGATAATTCAGGCGTTTTGCTGTTTAATATATCTTTTCTTTTCTGCTGGAGCACATCCCGTATGGATTTAAGGACTGTCTTTTTCGGATAAACCGCAAGCCACATGGCTCCGTGAGGGCTTTTTAAGATAGCATCAACTTGAGGGATTTCCGAGAGGAGTTTTTGTTGGGCCTGCATTGATTTTTGTAGCATAACAGGGCGCTTATGGTCAAGCAATCTTTTCTTTAGTGAAAACTTTTAGAGACCGGATTTTTTCATCAATACACAACTCTCTCCAAAAATAAACCCTCCGGAGGCGCGGTTGGTCCTGCAAACCGCCTGTCCTTTGACTCAAGAATTTCCGCCACCTGTACCGGACTAATCCTGCCCCTGCCCACAGCAATAAGCGTTCCTGCAATATTTCTTACCATGTGTCTTAAAAATGCGTTTGCAGTAATGCTTATCTTTAACATAGGGACATTAATGTTAAATGTCATAAACTCAATTGATGAAAGCGCCTCCACATTTATTCCAGTAATTTTCCTTATGGGATTTTTAGAACTGCAGCCCGACGCCCTGAATGAGGAGAAATCATGCTCTCCGGTAAGAACCTCTGCCGCCTGTTTCATCAAATCGCTGTTTAAGGCATACGGCACACAGCAGGAAAATCTTTTTAAAAAAACAGAATAAGCCATTGAAATAAGATAAAAATATGTCTTACCTTTTGCGCTGTATCTCGTGTGAAAGTCCAAAGGGCACTCAGAAGATTGAATAACCCTGATATCATGCGGGATGTTTGCATTTATCGCACGGGCGAAAATCTCTGCCTGCATACCGGAATTTGTTTTAAACGAGGCCACTTGTCCGAGGGCATGCACGCCTGCATCTGTCCTTGCGGCAGCCGTTACCCTCAGGCGCTCTCCTGTGATTTTGGCAAGCGCATCCTCCAGAATTCCCTGAATTGTCAAAGTGTTATTCTGTATCTGCCAACCGTGGTAGTTTGTCCCGTCATACTGAATAAGAAGCCTTATATTTCTCATGGAGATAGTTTAGCATAACCCCCGTGTCAAAATTATTAACACAGAGCATTAAAATGGCTTCATAATAATCTTGAAAACATAATATCATTTCTGATAGAATGTTTTTAAAGGCAAAGTGCCTGCCTTGTTTGTGACTGGATGAAAAACTTGAACCTTCAATTAGATATTTTAGGGAGCCGCAGTAAGGTGTGTGTGCGCGCCCCGGAAAACCGGGAGACAAAGCCTAATCTCACCTTCGAGGCACCCACCTATGCAAATAGGGTTTCAAGTTTTCTCTCTCCACGGCAAGGCGGGTCTTATACGCCCGTATTAACGGGTTTATTTTTAATGATTTTTGCCTTGACAGTAAAGGTTTTTCAGGAGAAGAAAATAATTACGCCAGTTTGGTTTTACAACCCTGTAAATTATATATTATTTAAAACCCTGCAGTTAAGAAAAAATTTCAATGGGGTTTACTCTGTAAGAAAAAAAAATTTACAGAAAATTCTCTCTCCTCCTCTTTAAAAAACCTCCGCTGTCAAAGGCGCTTCAAAGGAGGCAGGGTTTAAAAACCCTGCGGCAGGATGGAACTGTTTAATAACGGCAGGGAAAGGCCTCTTGCGTGGAGGATGCAGCCTCAGACGCTTGAGGAGTTTGCCGGCCAGACACATATCCTCAGTAAAGGAAAACCCCTCAGGACAGCCATAGAAAGGGATTCAATAGTTTCCCTTATACTCTACGGCCCGGCAGGGACAGGAAAGACAGCCCTCGCGCATATAATCGCCGGAAGAACCAGGGCATATTTTGTCAGTCTAAATGCCGTTACCTCAGGCATAGCAGAGATAAAGACTGCGCTTAAAGAGGCAAAAAAATACGCCCTTGAAGGCAGGCGGACCATTCTCTTTATTGATGAGATTCACAGATTTAATAAACTTCAGCAGGACGCCCTGCTTCCGGATGTTGAGGCGGGCAATGTCGTATTAATCGGGGTATCAACGCAAAACCCCTTTTTCTCAATTATACCCGCCCTGTCGTCAAGGTCCATGATCTTTCAGTTATTTCCTCTGAAGGAATCTGAGATAAAAAATTTACTAATGAGGGCTTTAAGCGATAAAGAAAGGGGCCTCGGCCGCGAAAATATTATAATGGAGGCTCAGGCGGCGGATTTTATTGCAAAGAATTCGGCAGGCGACGCAAGGAGGGCGCTGAATGCCCTTGAACTTGGCGCCTTAATCCTGAAAAACAGCGGGAGCTCTTCCTATGACATCGCACTCGCGCGGGAAATCATGCAGAAAAAAGCAATATATTATGATGAAGCCGAACACTATAATACCATCTCTGCCTTTATAAAAAGCATGCGCGGCGGAGACCCTGACTCTGCGCTTTACTGGATGGCAAAGATGATAGAGGCAGGGGAAGACCCGCTGTTCATAGCGCGCAGAATTATCATATGCGCCTCAGAGGACGTCGGCAATGCCGACCCGCAGGCGCTTTTAATAGCGGTTGCCGCATTAAAGGCAGTTGAGTCAATTGGCATGCCTGAAGGACGCATCCCGCTTGCGCAGGCGGCAATTTATATTGCTATGGCGCCCAAAAGCAATGCCTCATACACAGCGATTGAAAACGCCCTGACAGATGTGAGGGAAGAAAGATTGTCAGATGTTCCGCAGCACCTGAAGGATACCCATTATAAAGGCGCATCCCGCCTCGGCGCAGGCGCAGGTTATAAGTGTCCGCATGATTATGACGGGCATTTTATCCCGCAGGAATACATGCAGGGGCATAAAATTTTCTTTACTCCGTCCGAAGAGGGTTATGAAAAAATTTTTAAAGAACTACTTACGAAAAGGAGGGTCGCTCCATGAACTTGATGAACTTGATTGATTATCTGTTTATCATCATAGCCTTGATATTCGGACTGGTTATCGGCTCTGCCATAGCGATTATTTACCATAAAAAAGGCCTGACGCAGAAGCTCAGGGAAAACGAGCAGAAGGCAAAGAAAATTATGGAAGACGCCCAGCGCGAGGCAGATACAATCAGGAAAGAGGCCGCGCTTGAGGTAAAGGATAAAATCTTTCACGCAAAGGCCGAGGCCGAGAAGGAATTAAAGGAGAGACGGCTGGAGATTAGCCAGCTTGACAAAAGGCTGCACCAAAGGGAAGAAGTCCTTGACAGAAAGCTTGAGCATGTGGAGAAAAAAGAAAACGAGCTTAACCGTAAGGACAGAGAAATGGCCAACAAGGAGAAAGCCCTGAATGAAAAAGGGCAGAATTACGACAGGCTGATTAAGGAGCAGACATCACTGCTTGAGAGGATTTCAGGAATGAGCGCCGAGGACGCCAAAAAAGAACTGCTTGCGAGGGTTGCGGAGGAATCAAGGTTTGAGGCGCTTAAAACAGCCAAGAAGGTTGAAGACGAGGTAATGGAGGCGTCTGACAGAAAGGCAAAAGAGGTGCTAAGTCTGGCCATACAGCGTTATGCAAGCGATTATGTCAGCGATACCACCGTTTCATCAGTAAACCTTCCAAGTGATGAGATGAAGGGCCGGATAATCGGCAGGGAGGGCAGGAACATCAGGGCGCTTGAGGCCGCCACCGGCATTGAGCTTATCATTGACGATACCCCTGAGACCGTACTGCTTTCAAGTTTTGACCCGGTCCGGAGGGAAGTGGCGAGGATTTCTCTTGAACGCCTCATGGCAGACGGAAGAATACACCCGGCCAGGATTGAGGACATTGTGGAGAAAGTAAAAAAAGAGGTTGACACCACAATCAAGGAAGAAGGCGAGAAGGCGGTCTTTGACCTTGGACTGCACGGCATACATCTGGAACTCGTAAAACTCATCGGAAGGCTTAAGTACAGGACCTCTTATGCGCAGAATGTACTTCAGCATTCAAAGGAAGTAGCATATCTGGCAGGTGTAATGGCAGGGGAACTTAAAGTGGATATAAAGCTTGCAAAAAGGGCGGGGATACTCCATGACATAGGCAAAGCGGTGGACCATGAAGTTGAAGGCTCGCACCAAATGATCGGTGCAAATCTGGCAAAGAAATACGGCGAGAAAAGCTGGGTGGTAAATGCAATACAGGTTCATCACGGCGACGGCGACCCTATGACAGTTGAGGCATCCCTGGTAGCTGCTGCCGATGCCCTTTCAGCCGCAAGGCCCGGGGCAAGAAAAGAGGCAATTGAAAGTTATCTCCAACGGCTTGAGAAGCTTGAACAAATTGCAAATTCTTTCAGCGGTGTAAATAAGTGCTATGCCATTCAGGCAGGAAGAGAGGTAAGGATTATTGTAAAGCCTGAGGAGGTCAGCGATGAGGTTTGCGCGCAGATATCAAGGGACCTCGCAAAAAAGATAGAGGAAGAACTCACATATCCAGGACAGATAAAAGTTACAGTAGTGAGGGAATCCAGATATGTGGAATATGCGAAATAAATACAAGAAGGGTACAAGGGGTTAAAAATTCAAGTAAAAATTATCAATTAACAATTATCATTAAAGAATCTCGAAGCGAGTCTACGCGAACTCGGTACGACTCGATTCCGAGAGTTGCTCCGACCTTGAACCCTATTTTATAATTTTTATGAAAATACTTTTCATCGGCGACATTGTGGGACAGCCCGGCAGGAAGGCGCTTAAGGAAGGACTTTCCACAATAGCTGAAAAAATAAAGCTGGATTTTGTGATTGCCAATGCGGAGAACGCCGCCGGCGGTTTCGGCATAACAAGGGAGATCGGTGAAGAGATTTTCTTAATGGGCGTGGATGTCCTGACATCAGGGAATCACATCTGGGACAAAAAAGAAGCAGTAACATATATTACAAAAGAGAGCAGACTGTTAAGACCTGCCAACTATCCTGACGGCGTGCCCGGACATGGAAGCATTGTTATGAAAACTGCCAATGCAGTCAGTGTCGCTGTGCTCAATATCTCCGGAAGGGTATTCATGAGCCAGATGGACTGCCCTTTTCAGATTGCAAAAAGAGAAATAGCCAGACTCAAGGCTGAGACAAATATAATTATTGTTGATTTTCATGCCGAGGCAACCTCGGAGAAAGCCGCCTTCGGCAGGTATTTTGACGGAGAAGTCACTGCAATAATCGGCACGCATACGCATGTTCAGACTGCGGATGAAATGATAATGCCTCAGGGCACTGCATTCATAACCGATGTCGGCATGACGGGTCCAACGGACTCAATCATAGGGATAAAAAAAGAGCAGATAATTGGAAAATTTCTTACGCAGATACCTGTCCGCTTTGAGACCGCAAAGGGGCCTTCCATTCTTTCCGCGGTTGTCGTTGATATAGACCCAAAGACCGGTTCTGCCTCAAAGATACAGAGACTTCAGCTTAATTTTTCATAAAAAATCACAGGCGAAGTAATTCTTTCAAGAATTACTTCGCCTGTGATAACAATTTATTTTACGGCAGCCTTCAGCGCTTTGCCTGATGTGAACTTAGGAACCTTTGCTGCAGGAATTTTGATCTCTTCGCCCGTTCTCGGATTGCGCCCTTTTCTTGATTTTCTTTTAACGGCAGAAAAAGTGCCAAAACCAACAAGGGTAACCTTGTCGCCTTTTTTAAGCGCTTTTTTGATTCCATTAATCATTGAATCAATTGCCTTGACAGCAGCGGTTTTTGAAATCTTCGCGCCCTCTGCCACAGCCTTAATAAGTTCAGCCTTAGTCATGATGCCTCTCCTTTCTTTAAAATTATTTCTTAAAATATAAGTATGGAAAAAGATACAGCACGGATTTGGATTTGTCAACAGTTTTATTTAATTAAATTTAATAAAAAAATCTAAGCAAAAGTCATACTAAACACTGAATGCAAATGGCAGGAGTTCCTTAAGGGAATACCGCTTAATCTCATTTGCATTGGCAGTGTAGACGTCAATATCTCCGGCGAACTCATAGAGTATCTGCCTGCATGAACCGCACGGATAACAATGCTTACCTGCGCTTGAAACAACAGCAACTGCCTTAAATGCGCATTCGCCTTCTGAGAGGGCCTTCAGCATTGCCGTTTTCTCGGCGCAAGCGCTCAGCATGAGTGATGGATTTTCAATGTTGCAGCCTGTGTATATATGGCCTTTCTTTGTCAGAAGCGCTGCGCCGACCTTAAACTTAGAATAAGGCGCAAGAGAGTTTTTCATTGACTTCTCCGCCTCCCTGATAAGTTTTTCTATGAGTTCGTTTTTCAATGACTATGCACCGCCCGCATCTGTTTTCACACTTTCAGGCAGGACCAGATTTATGACCTTGCCGCTCGGGCCGAGACTGCCGATATCCCTGCCGTTAAATATAATCTTTATCCCGCCTGCATTGCCGACCTTGATTGAAAAACTCTCCTGTGCCGTCCACCGTACAGTGTCCCCGGGCTTAAGCAGACGCTGGTCATTTCCGTCTTCGCCGGTGCTTACAGAGACCCATGTCTCTTCAATTGCGATTATTTCAAGGGAGAACATTTTAGGCGCATCAGCCTGAGTCTGAAGGCTTTTTGTCATATTCCGGATCTCAGTTACTGCAGACTCCTGATATTTGCGCGTTACAGCCAAAACGGTAAGCAGTAAAATTATAGCAGCAGAGGCGGATATTGCGATATATTTCTTGTAGTCAACTGTATTCTTAGTCTTTACAGGCGGGGACTCAAGGGAACGTGCCGCGTCAACCTGTTTCTTATAAAGGTCTAAGACATAATCAGCGTTGATGCCGAGGGCATTGGAGTAAATGCGCAGATATCCTTTGATAAAAACATCTCCGGGCAGAAACGAATAGGCTTCATCTTCAAGTGCGGCGAGGTAGTCATGCCTGATCTTCAGAAAACCTGAAATGTCTTCTAATGTCTGCCCTTTTTCTTCCCGCGTTTTTTTTAAAAGCCTGCCGGGCGTTTCCATGATAAATAATGTGACGAATTACATTTTAAAATGATTTTTACTTTAATTGTTCAATGTACTGCTGTGCCTGCCTGACCCTCACATCAGTTCCGCCGCTGTTAACCACGGCATTGAAATGCCTGAGCGCCTTTTCATTGTCGCCTTCCCTGAGATAAGCATTGGCAAGCTCCCAGTGCGCATCTGTATAATCGGAGGCTAATGAAACGGCTCTTTTAAACTGCTCTAAAGCCTTATCATCCTCACCTAACTTAACATAAACAAGCCCGAGTATATAATTTGCCCTCGGGATGTCTGGGTTTCTCAGAAGGGCTTTTTTAAGCGCATCTGCCGCACTGATATAATCACTCTGGTTGTAAAACGCCCAGCCCATATTTGAATATGCCATTTCAGGGGTGGAATAGAGGGGGTTTTTTAATGCCGCCTTAAAATAATTTATTGCCTCATCCCATTTTCGTATCCTCACATATGTTGCGCCGAGGTTGTTCATTGCATCCGAATAATTCGGGTCTATTGCTATTGCCCGTTTATAATAAGAGACTGCTTCTTCATATTTTTCAAATTCAGTGCTTAGCAAACCAAGTGCGTTCAGGGAGAATTTATCCTTGGGATTTAAATTAATTGCCTTTTGAAATTCTATAGAGGCGTCATACAGTTTTTGCTCTGTCCAGTGCGACATGCCTATCTTATAATGAACCTCGGCATTTTTCAGGTTTTCTGCCGTAGGGGCAGTGGCGCATGAATAGAAAAAGACAGAGAAAAGTAAAGAGTAAAAGACAGTGAACAGTGAACCTGCCTTGCCGGCAGGCAGGCAGTGAACAGTAGTCAGAAACTTGCGGATTTTTTTATTCAAGACAGACCCTCCTGCGATTGTTTAAACCTTACCAGAAAATCTGAAAGAATTCAAGGAGATTTCTTCTTAGCCGCAAGCCGTTTCATCAGCGCTTCATAATCACAAGTATTTAAGACATCCTTCTTTTCAAGCCAGCCCCTTTTTGCAACGCTTACGCCGTAAATCATATAGCCAAAATGGGATGTCATATGCGTGTCTGTGCTGATGACAAGCAATATCCCCATCTCCTTTGCCCTTTTTGCGTATATATCGTTAAGATCCAGCCTGAAAGGATATGCGTTTATCTCCATGGCAGTCCCTGTCTCACTTGCGGTCTTCAAAACTTCATCTATGTCCACATCGTAAGCGTTTCTTTCTCCCATAAGCCTGCCTGTGGGGTGTGCGATTACTGATACGTGCGGATTCTTCATGGCGGATATAAGCCTCTTTGTTAATTGCTCCCGGCCCTGCCTGAACCCTGAATGTATGGATGCAACAACTATATCCAGTTCCCTTAAGACCTTCGCGGGATAATCCAGTGTGCCATCGCTCCGTATATCCACCTCAATTCCGGAGAGCAGTTTAAAGCCTTTTAATTTTTTGTTTATCTCTTTAATCTCCCTGTTTTGTCTTAACACCTGCTCCTCGCTCATCCCCCTTGCGATACCCAGACCTTTGGAATGGTCTGTGATTGCGATGTATTCGTACCCCCTTTTTTTTGCCTTGCTGACAAGCTCTTCAAAGTCATGACTGCCGTCGCTCCATTTTGTGTGAACATGAAGGTCGCCTTTTATATCCGCAATGTTTATGAGTTCGGGCAGTTTGCCTGCCGCTGCAGCCTCAATCTCTCCATTGTCCTCCCGTATCTCAGGAGGGATGAACAAAAGCCCCAGCGCCTTGTAAATATCATTCTCATTTTTGCCTCCGATTTTTCTGCCTGTCGTTGTCCTGAATATTCCGTATTCATTTATCTTAAGCCCATTTTTCAGCGCCATCTCCCTTAACCGTATGTTATGCTCCTTGCTTCCGGTAAAATAACAGAGCGCGGAACCTAAAGAGTTTTCCTCAACCACCCTCAAGTCCACCTGAATGCCTTCACGGGTGACAATGCTTGATTTTGTAGTCCCGTGAGCAAGGACGTCTTTTGCCTGCGGCAGATGGATAAAGACATTCATAACTTCCTTTGGCGCTCCTGATGTTGCAAGGATATCAATATCCTTTATTGTGTCTTTCCATCTTCTGAGGCTTCCTGCAAGAAAGATTTCTTTTACCGGCGCGGTTTGTCTTAACTGCCCCAATATATCTTCTGCAATCGGCAGCACCCTGCCTATGGGCTGGCGGTCCGTGCGCCTTTTGACCATAGCAATGCCCTTAAGAATATTTTCCTCAGTCTTTGCCTTAATGCCGGGAAGCCCTCTGAGTTTCCCTTCTTTTGCAAGCTGCTCAAGGTCGTCAATGTTTTTTATTTTGATTTTCGTGGAAATAAGCCT
Proteins encoded in this window:
- the rny gene encoding ribonuclease Y; the protein is MNLIDYLFIIIALIFGLVIGSAIAIIYHKKGLTQKLRENEQKAKKIMEDAQREADTIRKEAALEVKDKIFHAKAEAEKELKERRLEISQLDKRLHQREEVLDRKLEHVEKKENELNRKDREMANKEKALNEKGQNYDRLIKEQTSLLERISGMSAEDAKKELLARVAEESRFEALKTAKKVEDEVMEASDRKAKEVLSLAIQRYASDYVSDTTVSSVNLPSDEMKGRIIGREGRNIRALEAATGIELIIDDTPETVLLSSFDPVRREVARISLERLMADGRIHPARIEDIVEKVKKEVDTTIKEEGEKAVFDLGLHGIHLELVKLIGRLKYRTSYAQNVLQHSKEVAYLAGVMAGELKVDIKLAKRAGILHDIGKAVDHEVEGSHQMIGANLAKKYGEKSWVVNAIQVHHGDGDPMTVEASLVAAADALSAARPGARKEAIESYLQRLEKLEQIANSFSGVNKCYAIQAGREVRIIVKPEEVSDEVCAQISRDLAKKIEEELTYPGQIKVTVVRESRYVEYAK
- a CDS encoding TIGR00282 family metallophosphoesterase is translated as MKILFIGDIVGQPGRKALKEGLSTIAEKIKLDFVIANAENAAGGFGITREIGEEIFLMGVDVLTSGNHIWDKKEAVTYITKESRLLRPANYPDGVPGHGSIVMKTANAVSVAVLNISGRVFMSQMDCPFQIAKREIARLKAETNIIIVDFHAEATSEKAAFGRYFDGEVTAIIGTHTHVQTADEMIMPQGTAFITDVGMTGPTDSIIGIKKEQIIGKFLTQIPVRFETAKGPSILSAVVVDIDPKTGSASKIQRLQLNFS
- a CDS encoding HU family DNA-binding protein, with the translated sequence MTKAELIKAVAEGAKISKTAAVKAIDSMINGIKKALKKGDKVTLVGFGTFSAVKRKSRKGRNPRTGEEIKIPAAKVPKFTSGKALKAAVK
- the cdd gene encoding cytidine deaminase encodes the protein MEKLIREAEKSMKNSLAPYSKFKVGAALLTKKGHIYTGCNIENPSLMLSACAEKTAMLKALSEGECAFKAVAVVSSAGKHCYPCGSCRQILYEFAGDIDVYTANANEIKRYSLKELLPFAFSV
- a CDS encoding DUF4115 domain-containing protein — encoded protein: METPGRLLKKTREEKGQTLEDISGFLKIRHDYLAALEDEAYSFLPGDVFIKGYLRIYSNALGINADYVLDLYKKQVDAARSLESPPVKTKNTVDYKKYIAISASAAIILLLTVLAVTRKYQESAVTEIRNMTKSLQTQADAPKMFSLEIIAIEETWVSVSTGEDGNDQRLLKPGDTVRWTAQESFSIKVGNAGGIKIIFNGRDIGSLGPSGKVINLVLPESVKTDAGGA
- a CDS encoding tetratricopeptide repeat protein, giving the protein MNKKIRKFLTTVHCLPAGKAGSLFTVFYSLLFSVFFYSCATAPTAENLKNAEVHYKIGMSHWTEQKLYDASIEFQKAINLNPKDKFSLNALGLLSTEFEKYEEAVSYYKRAIAIDPNYSDAMNNLGATYVRIRKWDEAINYFKAALKNPLYSTPEMAYSNMGWAFYNQSDYISAADALKKALLRNPDIPRANYILGLVYVKLGEDDKALEQFKRAVSLASDYTDAHWELANAYLREGDNEKALRHFNAVVNSGGTDVRVRQAQQYIEQLK
- the polX gene encoding DNA polymerase/3'-5' exonuclease PolX — protein: MKNEDLTLKIAKLFNDIADLLEIKGENPFRIRAYRRASQNIEGFPKDIAETPEKELMEIPGIGKDLAGKIIEYVKTGHLTVFEELKKEAPQGISEILSIPGIGPKTARLISTKIKIKNIDDLEQLAKEGKLRGLPGIKAKTEENILKGIAMVKRRTDRQPIGRVLPIAEDILGQLRQTAPVKEIFLAGSLRRWKDTIKDIDILATSGAPKEVMNVFIHLPQAKDVLAHGTTKSSIVTREGIQVDLRVVEENSLGSALCYFTGSKEHNIRLREMALKNGLKINEYGIFRTTTGRKIGGKNENDIYKALGLLFIPPEIREDNGEIEAAAAGKLPELINIADIKGDLHVHTKWSDGSHDFEELVSKAKKRGYEYIAITDHSKGLGIARGMSEEQVLRQNREIKEINKKLKGFKLLSGIEVDIRSDGTLDYPAKVLRELDIVVASIHSGFRQGREQLTKRLISAMKNPHVSVIAHPTGRLMGERNAYDVDIDEVLKTASETGTAMEINAYPFRLDLNDIYAKRAKEMGILLVISTDTHMTSHFGYMIYGVSVAKRGWLEKKDVLNTCDYEALMKRLAAKKKSP